The Caulobacter sp. FWC26 genome contains a region encoding:
- a CDS encoding glycoside hydrolase family 3 protein — translation MTRTTLRGLSLALLIGASASALTVAPAVADSAKPVAAPAHPWMDKRLDADKRADLVLKAMTNDEKFTLIFGYFGADMKPKYTRIPDSLPGSAGYVAGVPRLGIPAQFQTDAGVGVATQGSAKDFRERTALPSGMATTATWNPELAFKGGAMIGKEARDSGFNVQLAGGVNLVREPRNGRNFEYGGEDPLLAGVMVAAQIRGIQSNNIISTIKHYALNAQETGRFVVSSNIDDAAARMSDLLAFQFAIEQSDPHSVMCAYNRVNGDYACENDWLLNTVLKKDWGYKGYVMSDWGAAHSSAKAANAGLDQESAGDAFDKQPFFAAPLKADLASGAVSQARIDDMARRVLRAMFASGVVDHPLKGAPMALPAETLAAHAKITQADAEEGIVLLKNDGDLLPLAKTAKTIAVIGAHANVGVLSGGGSSQVYPVGGRAVQGLEPKTWPGPVIYYPSSPLKAIAARYPGAKVVYDDGTDPARAASLAASSDLALVFADQWTTESVDVQTLNLPKNQDATIDAVASANKKTVVVLLTGGPVAMPWLDKVGAVVEAWFPGTAGGEAIARVLTGEVDASGRLPVTFPKSVAELPRPKLDGLGKPDGEMFDVDYTLEGAAVGYKWYDLKKIEPLFAFGHGLSYTKFAYSNLTASAAGDKLTVSFDVKNVGQRPGKDVPQVYVGPKAGGWEAPKRLAGFQKVSLAPGASQRVTVTVDPRLLAVWDSKAHGWAIAAGQYDIALGASSRAISSTAQVTLAARSLPVSPAAK, via the coding sequence ATGACTCGGACGACCTTGCGGGGCCTCTCCCTCGCCCTGCTGATCGGCGCCTCGGCCTCGGCGCTGACGGTCGCCCCCGCCGTGGCGGACAGCGCCAAACCCGTCGCCGCGCCCGCGCATCCGTGGATGGACAAGCGCCTCGACGCTGACAAGCGCGCCGATCTCGTGCTCAAGGCCATGACCAACGATGAGAAGTTCACGCTGATCTTTGGCTATTTCGGCGCCGACATGAAGCCGAAGTACACCCGCATCCCCGACTCCCTGCCGGGCTCGGCTGGCTATGTCGCCGGCGTGCCGCGCCTGGGCATTCCGGCCCAGTTCCAGACCGACGCCGGCGTCGGGGTCGCCACCCAGGGCAGCGCCAAGGACTTCCGCGAGCGCACAGCCCTGCCCTCGGGCATGGCCACTACCGCGACCTGGAACCCCGAGCTGGCCTTCAAGGGCGGCGCGATGATCGGCAAGGAAGCCCGCGACTCCGGCTTCAACGTGCAACTGGCCGGCGGCGTGAACCTGGTCCGCGAGCCGCGCAACGGCCGCAACTTCGAATATGGCGGCGAAGACCCCCTGCTGGCCGGCGTGATGGTCGCGGCGCAGATCCGGGGCATCCAGTCCAACAACATCATCTCGACCATCAAGCACTATGCGCTGAACGCTCAGGAGACCGGGCGCTTCGTGGTCAGCTCGAACATCGACGACGCCGCCGCGCGGATGTCCGACCTCCTGGCGTTCCAGTTCGCCATCGAGCAGTCCGACCCGCACTCGGTGATGTGCGCCTATAACCGCGTCAATGGCGACTATGCCTGCGAGAACGACTGGCTGCTGAACACGGTCCTCAAGAAGGACTGGGGCTACAAGGGCTATGTCATGTCCGACTGGGGCGCGGCCCATTCGTCGGCCAAGGCCGCCAATGCCGGCCTGGACCAGGAGTCGGCCGGCGACGCCTTCGACAAGCAGCCCTTCTTCGCCGCCCCGCTGAAGGCCGATCTGGCCTCAGGCGCCGTCAGCCAGGCCCGCATCGACGACATGGCCCGCCGCGTGCTGCGCGCGATGTTCGCCAGCGGGGTGGTCGACCACCCGCTGAAGGGCGCGCCGATGGCTCTGCCGGCCGAGACCCTGGCCGCCCACGCCAAGATCACCCAGGCCGACGCCGAGGAGGGCATCGTCCTCCTGAAGAACGACGGCGACCTGCTGCCGCTGGCCAAGACCGCCAAGACGATCGCCGTGATCGGCGCCCATGCGAATGTGGGCGTGCTGTCGGGCGGCGGCTCCTCGCAGGTCTATCCGGTCGGCGGCCGCGCCGTGCAGGGCCTGGAGCCCAAGACCTGGCCGGGTCCGGTGATCTACTATCCCTCGTCGCCGCTGAAGGCGATCGCCGCCCGCTATCCCGGCGCCAAGGTTGTCTATGACGACGGGACCGACCCGGCCCGCGCCGCCAGCCTGGCGGCGTCCAGCGATCTGGCCCTGGTCTTCGCCGACCAGTGGACGACCGAGTCCGTTGACGTCCAGACCCTGAACCTGCCCAAGAACCAGGACGCCACAATCGACGCCGTGGCCTCGGCCAACAAGAAGACCGTCGTGGTGCTGCTGACTGGCGGCCCCGTCGCCATGCCGTGGCTCGACAAGGTCGGCGCCGTGGTCGAGGCCTGGTTCCCCGGCACGGCCGGCGGCGAGGCCATCGCCCGCGTCCTGACCGGCGAGGTCGACGCCTCGGGGCGCCTGCCGGTGACCTTCCCCAAGAGCGTCGCCGAACTGCCGCGTCCCAAGCTGGATGGCCTGGGCAAGCCGGACGGTGAGATGTTCGACGTCGACTACACGCTGGAAGGCGCCGCCGTCGGCTACAAGTGGTACGACCTGAAGAAGATCGAGCCGCTGTTCGCCTTCGGCCACGGCCTGTCCTACACCAAGTTCGCCTATTCGAACCTCACGGCCAGCGCCGCCGGCGACAAGCTGACGGTCAGCTTCGACGTCAAGAACGTCGGCCAGCGTCCCGGCAAGGACGTGCCGCAGGTCTATGTCGGCCCCAAGGCGGGAGGCTGGGAAGCGCCCAAACGCCTGGCCGGCTTCCAGAAGGTTTCCCTCGCCCCCGGCGCCAGCCAGCGCGTGACGGTCACGGTCGACCCGCGCCTGCTGGCCGTCTGGGACAGCAAGGCGCACGGCTGGGCGATCGCGGCCGGCCAGTACGACATCGCCCTGGGCGCTTCGTCCCGGGCCATCTCCTCCACCGCCCAGGTCACCCTGGCGGCCCGGAGCCTGCCGGTTTCACCGGCGGCGAAGTAG